In Juglans microcarpa x Juglans regia isolate MS1-56 chromosome 8D, Jm3101_v1.0, whole genome shotgun sequence, the following are encoded in one genomic region:
- the LOC121243004 gene encoding wall-associated receptor kinase-like 14, with protein sequence MTTESAGLVLRLAIFLLPLFIAQASARNCNRSCGIKTVPYPLGFSSGCDVRLNCTDSGMFIGEFPVQSVNADEITVSIAASCNRSVQTFFHLFSHHFAPTSRNAILLGKCTAPALPCTIPATLVQTHFESSGCDANNSTINCYTERSPHDFIDYVHLTAKSCQYFVSSISAENDSSLAVSLEVQVVKLGWWLEGACQCSINANCTALLAPMTGRPSFRCRCNEGYEGDGFRAGEGCRKVSSACNPKKYMSGQCGGTTRVAVLIGGLAAGAFMMIVVGLICCFIRRRSKLKARHSAKRRLSEATGNCSIPIYAYKEIEKATNSFSEKQRLGTGAYGTVYAGKLHSDHEWVAIKRIKHRDTDSIEQVMNEIKLLSSVSHPNLVRLLGCSIEHGEQVLVYEFMPNGTLCQHLQKERGDGLSWQVRLTIATETAQAIAHLHSAIKPPIYHRDIKSSNILLDYDFKSKVADFGLSRLGMTEISHISTAPQGTPGYLDPQYHQCFHLSDKSDVYSFGVVLVEIITASKVVDFSRPPEEVNLAALAVDKIGKGCLDEIVDPFLEPQSDAWTLSSVHKVAELAFRCLAYHQDMRPSMMEVAAELERIRLSRWEHSEEKYSTASSDVSSSSCSSNTSEKPLSLMVKKAGMETRGLIVPQIAVPHFNSLERVRDNSPVSVQDPWLSEQSSPSSSSLLNNVIQ encoded by the exons ATGACCACAGAAAGTGCAGGTCTGGTCCTGCGCCTAGCAATCTTTCTCCTTCCACTTTTCATAGCCCAAGCATCCGCTCGCAACTGCAACCGATCATGCGGCATCAAGACCGTCCCGTACCCGCTCGGGTTCTCTTCCGGCTGCGATGTCCGTCTAAACTGCACCGACAGCGGCATGTTCATAGGAGAATTCCCTGTCCAATCCGTTAACGCCGACGAGATTACGGTCTCCATCGCCGCCTCGTGTAACCGTTCCGTCCAAACCTTCTTCCACCTCTTTAGCCACCACTTCGCCCCCACGTCCCGAAACGCGATTCTCTTAGGGAAATGCACCGCGCCCGCTCTTCCATGCACCATCCCGGCCACTCTCGTCCAGACCCATTTCGAGTCTTCGGGTTGTGACGCCAACAACAGCACGATCAATTGCTACACGGAGAGAAGTCCCCATGATTTCATTGATTACGTCCATTTGACAGCGAAGAGCTGCCAGTATTTTGTCTCGTCGATATCGGCGGAGAACGATTCCAGCTTGGCGGTGTCGCTGGAAGTTCAGGTGGTAAAACTCGGGTGGTGGCTCGAGGGAGCTTGCCAGTGTTCTATCAATGCCAATTGTACCGCACTTCTCGCTCCGATGACGGGACGGCCTAGTTTCCGATGCCGTTGCAACGAAGGATATGAAGGCGACGGATTCCGGGCCGGCGAAGGTTGCCGGAAAG TTTCTTCAGCATGCAACCCCAAAAAATACATGTCCGGCCAATGTGGAGGAACAACCAGAGTGGCTGTTTTAATTGGAG GCCTTGCTGCTGGAGCTTTTATGATGATTGTTGTGGGTCTGATATGTTGTTTCATTCGGCGGCGCTCTAAGTTAAAAGCCAGACACAGTGCCAAACGCCGGCTATCTGAAGCTACTGGCAACTGCAGCATTCCAATTTACGCCtacaaagaaatagagaaagcCACAAATAGTTTCTCAGAAAAACAAAGGCTAGGAACTGGAGCATATGGAACAGTATATGCTGGAAAACTCCATAGTGATCATGAATGGGTTGCCATCAAGAGGATCAAACATAGAGACACTGACAGCATTGAACAAGTCATGAATGAGATCAAGCTCCTTTCATCTGTTAGCCATCCAAATCTAGTCCGCCTCTTGGGCTGCTCTATTGAACATGGTGAGCAAGTCCTGGTCTATGAGTTCATGCCTAATGGAACTTTGTGTCAGCATTTgcagaaagagagaggagatgGACTCTCTTGGCAAGTTCGTCTTACCATTGCAACTGAAACTGCTCAGGCCATAGCCCATCTCCACTCTGCTATCAAGCCTCCAATATACCATAGAGACATCAAGTCAAGCAACATACTCTTGGATTACGACTTCAAGTCCAAAGTTGCAGATTTTGGTCTTTCTAGACTTGGGATGACCGAAATATCTCACATTTCAACCGCCCCACAAGGGACGCCAGGGTACCTTGATCCTCAGTATCATCAGTGTTTTCATCTATCTGATAAAAGCGATGTCTATAGCTTTGGTGTAGTTCTGGTTGAAATCATTACAGCATCAAAAGTGGTAGACTTTTCTCGACCTCCAGAGGAGGTGAACTTGGCTGCTCTTGCAGTTGACAAGATAGGAAAAGGATGCTTAGATGAGATTGTGGACCCATTCCTCGAGCCACAAAGTGATGCTTGGACACTTTCATCAGTGCATAAGGTGGCGGAGCTGGCATTTAGATGCCTTGCATATCACCAGGACATGAGGCCTTCAATGATGGAAGTGGCGGCTGAATTAGAAAGAATCAGGCTTAGTAGATGGGAACATTcagaagaaaaatatagtacagCATCATCAGACGTATCTTCTTCCTCTTGTTCATCCAACACAAGTGAAAAACCGCTAAGCTTGATGGTTAAGAAGGCAGGAATGGAGACTAGAGGTCTGATTGTGCCACAGATTGCGGTtcctcattttaactcattggAAAGAGTGAGGGATAATTCTCCAGTTTCTGTGCAAGACCCTTGGTTAAGTGAACAGAGCTCACCTTCATCAAGCAGTTTGCTGAATAATGTAATTCAGTGA